The following are encoded together in the Synchiropus splendidus isolate RoL2022-P1 chromosome 7, RoL_Sspl_1.0, whole genome shotgun sequence genome:
- the LOC128762132 gene encoding ankyrin-1-like isoform X29, with the protein MAQAAKHLRKNKDLEALAEQERKEKEEEKFKKRSRSRDKKRKADAGNSFLRAARSGNLDKALEHIKNGIDINTANQNGLNGLHLASKEGHVKMVLELLHNGIVLETTTKKGNTALHIAALAGQEQVVTELVNYGANVNAQLQKGFTPLYMAAQENHLEVVKFLLENGANQSIPTEDGFTPLAVALQQGHENVVALLINYGTKGKVRLPALHIAARNDDTRTAAVLLQNDPNPDVLSKTGFTPLHIAAHYENLNVAQLLLNRGANVNFTPKNGITPLHIAARRGNVIMVRLLLDRGAQIDAKTKDELTPLHCAARNGHVRIIEILLDHGAPIQAKTKNGLSPIHMAAQGDHMDCVKQLLQYNAEIDDITLDHLTPLHVAAHCGHHRMAKVLLDKGAKPNSRALNGFTPLHIACKKNHLRVMDLLLKHSASLEAVTESGLTPLHVASFMGHLNIVKILLQKGASPSASNVKVETPLHMASRAGHLEVAEFLLQNAAPVDAKAKDDQTPLHCAARMGHQELVKLLLEHKAKPNSATTAGHTPLHIAAREGHVHTVRILLDMEAQQTKMTKKGFTPLHVASKYGKVDVAELLLERGANPNAAGKNGLTPLHVAVHHNNLDVVNLLVSKGGSPHSAARNGYTALHIASKQNQVEVADSLLQHGASANAESLQGVTPLHLASQEGRPDMVTLLISQQANVNLGNKSGLTPLHLVAQEGHVGIADILVKQGASVYAATRMGYTPLHVACHYGNIKMVKFLLQQQANVNSKTRLGYTPLHQAAQQGHTDIVTLLLKHGAQPNETTTNGTSALAIAKRLGYISVIDVLKLVTEENVAMTTTEKHRMSFPETVDEILDVSEDEGIAQLTLGEELLGTEGARYMKMDDMKDHDDDFLSPKKSLEYERGLGTANYSPAIPRIPRVSPETVLLKDQEMEQQHTPLPLPKEYDEDSLIPSSPATETSDNVSPVASPIHTGFLVSFMVDARGGSMRGSRHNGLRVIIPPRTCAAPTRITCRLVKPQKLSSPPPLVEGEGLASRIISLGPASMQFLGPVIVEIPHFAALGRGDRELVVLRSENGSVWKEHRNRYGDEVLETILNGMDEDLESQEELGKKRIRRIISTDFPLYFAVVSRVQQESDLIGPEGGALSSKLVPMVQATFPETAVTKRVRLGLQAQPVPDELVAKLLGNQANFSPVVTVEPRRRKFHRPIGLRIPLPPSWRESPRDSGEGDTTSLRLLCSVIGGTASAQWEDITGTTKLIYSNQCASFTTNVSARFWLADCPRTAEAVSFANLLYRELSAVPYMAKFVVFAKMNELREGRLRCYCMTDDKMDKTLEQHENFTEVARSRDIEVMEGMPLHLECSGNLLPVRKATQQPRCFSFQAFRDNRLPVSVKVRDSSKESAGFLSFLRKSTKYEDNQHVLCNLNISMPPCIKIIGSEDRRRTLTPLALRERYSALNEPAMASLSAMERTELKMAVIAEQLGLSWAELARELQLSVDDINKIRVENPNSLLEQSSALLNLWATREGKRAKMESLYAALKSIDRMDIVHMLEGQPTRAGSRDLSRRRRDRERLSPGLTNGQHRVYARLSESPALSCVPDPSADRSSNGGSGTGRESGSFLSYLQEQTGPGWSPVTNAQAWVAHQPTDAVMSSVCNAVDHGQEGLLQPVRDMGHSEILRGHFRGTQPFEKGLGFPHRAPDLNAWDDQGDEAEDLPGEQVSEEQFTDEHGNIVTKKIVRKVVRRGKGSGEEGLQEVSMETSLQDELEGDAEQFMSYAILGRESSKPDCVEVKKGAQIVKCASLRRVKQ; encoded by the exons GCAGATGCTGGCAACAGCTTCCTCCGAGCAGCCCGCTCTGGCAACCTGGACAAGGCTCTGGAGCACATTAAGAACGGCATTGATATCAACACGGCCAATCAG AATGGGCTCAACGGGCTTCACCTGGCCTCCAAAGAAGGCCACGTCAAAATGGTCCTGGAGCTGCTCCACAATGGGATCGTGCTGGAGACCACCACCAAG AAAGGAAACACTGCCCTGCACATCGCAGCCCTGGCAGGTCAGGAGCAGGTGGTCACCGAGCTGGTGAACTACGGGGCCAACGTCAACGCTCAGTTGCAG AAAGGCTTCACTCCGCTCTACATGGCTGCACAAGAAAACCATCTAGAGGTTGTGAAGTTTCTCCTGGAGAACGGAGCCAATCAGAGCATTCCAACTGAG GACGGCTTCACTCCTTTGGCCGTGGCTCTCCAGCAGGGCCATGAAAACGTCGTCGCCCTGCTCATCAACTACGGCACCAAAGGCAAGGTCCGTCTCCCCGCTCTGCACATCGCGGCTCGCAACGACGACACGCGCACGGCTGCCGTGCTCCTGCAGAACGACCCCAACCCGGACGTGCTCAGCAAG ACTGGCTTCACGCCTCTGCACATTGCTGCACATTATGAAAATTTGAACGTGGCTCAGCTGCTCCTCAACCGAGGCGCGAACGTCAACTTCACCCCAAAG AACGGCATCACTCCTCTGCACATTGCAGCCAGGAGAGGGAATGTCATCATGGTGCGGCTGCTTTTGGACAGGGGCGCACAGATAGATGCCAAAACCAAG GACGAACTCACCCCTCTGCATTGTGCGGCAAGAAACGGCCACGTCAGGATCATCGAGATCCTCCTTGATCACGGTGCCCCGATACAGGCGAAGACCAAG AACGGCCTGTCGCCGATCCACATGGCGGCACAAGGCGACCACATGGACTGTGTCAAGCAGCTGTTGCAGTACAACGCGGAGATCGATGACATCACGCTGGACCACCTCACACCTCTGCATGTTGCCGCCCACTGCGGCCACCACCGCATGGCCAAAGTCCTGCTGGATAAAGGAGCGAAGCCCAACTCCCGGGCGCTG AACGGTTTCACCCCCTTACACATCGCTTGCAAAAAGAACCACCTGCGTGTGATGGATCTGCTGCTCAAACATTCCGCCTCGCTGGAGGCCGTGACGGAG TCTGGCCTGACCCCGCTGCATGTGGCCTCCTTCATGGGTCACCTCAACATTGTCAAGATCCTGCTCCAGAAGGGGGCTTCACCCAGTGCGTCTAATGTG AAAGTGGAAACGCCGCTTCACATGGCGTCGAGGGCGGGACACTTGGAGGTGGCCGAGTTTCTGCTGCAGAATGCGGCACCAGTAGACGCCAAGGCCAAG GACGACCAGACTCCCCTGCACTGCGCCGCACGAATGGGTCACCAAGAGCTGGTGAAGCTCCTCCTGGAGCACAAGGCCAAGCCGAACTCCGCCACCACAGCCGGTCACACTCCTCTCCACATCGCAGCCCGCGAAGGCCACGTGCACACAGTGCGGATCCTGCTGGACATGGAGGCCCAGCAAACAAAGATGACCAAG AAGGGCTTCACGCCGCTCCACGTGGCCTCCAAGTATGGAAAGGTGGACGTCGCCGAGCTCTTGCTGGAGCGAGGGGCAAACCCCAACGCTGCTGGGAAG AACGGTCTGACTCCGCTGCACGTGGCTGTGCATCACAACAACCTGGACGTGGTCAACCTGCTGGTCAGCAAGGGCGGCTCGCCGCACAGTGCCGCCAGG AACGGCTACACTGCCCTGCACATCGCGTCAAAGCAGAACCAGGTGGAGGTGGCCGACAGTCTTCTGCAACACGGAGCTTCGGCCAACGCGGAGTCTCTCCAGGGCGTCACACCGCTGCACCTGGCCTCACAGGAGGGCAGGCCTGACATGGTCACCCTGCTCATCTCCCAACAGGCCAACGTCAACCTTGGCAACAAG AGTGGACTGACTCCGCTCCACCTGGTGGCGCAGGAAGGTCACGTTGGGATCGCCGATATACTGGTGAAGCAGGGAGCATCGGTCTACGCAGCCACACGA ATGGGATACACTCCTCTACATGTCGCTTGTCACTACGGAAACATCAAGATGGTGAAAttcctccttcagcagcaaGCCAACGTCAACAGCAAGACACGA ctgggcTACACTCCTCTGCACCAGGCGGCCCAGCAGGGACACACCGACATCGTGACTCTGCTGCTGAAGCATGGCGCCCAGCCCAATGAGACCACCACG AATGGCACCTCAGCACTGGCCATCGCCAAGAGACTGGGCTACATCTCTGTGATCGACGTCCTGAAGCTGGTCACTGAAGAGAACGTCGCCATG ACCACCACAGAGAAGCACCGCATGAGCTTCCCCGAGACAGTGGACGAGATCCTCGATGTGTCGGAGGACGAAG GAATTGCACAGCTCACTTTAG GAGAGGAGCTCCTGGGGACAGAAGGGGCCAGGTACATGAAGATGGATGACATGAAAGACCATGATGACGATTTCCTCTCCCCCAAGAAATCACTGGAGTACGAGAGGGGGCTGGGCACAGC AAATTACTCGCCAGCCATTCCCAGGATTCCTCGTGTCTCCCCGGAGACGGTCCTCCTGAAAGACCAGGAGATGGAGCAG CAGCACACTCCGCTCCCACTGCCCAAAGAGTACGACGAGGACTCGCTGATTCCCAGCAGCCCTGCCACCGAGACCTCAGACAACGTCAGCCCGGTGGCCAGTCCCATTCACACCGG GTTCCTGGTCAGCTTCATGGTGGACGCCCGTGGCGGCTCCATGCGAGGGAGCAGGCACAACGGCCTGAGAGTCATCATCCCACCCAGGACCTGCGCGGCCCCCACACGCATCACCTGCCGCCTGGTGAAGCCCCAGAAGCTGAGCAGCCCTCCTCCTCTGGTGGAGGGGGAAGGTCTGGCCAGCAGGATCATCTCTCTGGGCCCAGCCAGCATGCAGTTCCTGGG GCCAGTGATTGTGGAGATCCCTCACTTCGCCGCTCTGGGTCGGGGCGACCGAGAACTGGTGGTGCTGAGAAGTGAGAATGGCTCGGTCTGGAAGGAGCATCGGAACCGCTACGGCGACGAGGTTCTGGAGACCATCCTCAACGGGATGGACGAGG ACTTAGAAAGTCAAGAGGAGCTTGGAAAGAAGAGGATCCGGCGCATCATCTCCACAGACTTCCCTCTTTATTTTGCTGTGGTGTCAAGGGTGCAGCAGGAGAGCGACCTCATCGGCCCTGAGGGGGGCGCACTCAGCAGTAAACTGGTGCCAATGGTCCAGGCCACCTTCCCTGAGACAGCAGTCACCAAACGTGTCCGTCTGGGGCTGCAG GCTCAGCCCGTTCCAGACGAGCTGGTTGCAAAGCTGTTGGGGAACCAGGCCAACTTCAGCCCGGTGGTGACAGTGGAGCCCCGGCGCCGCAAGTTCCACCGTCCCATCGGCCTGCGCATACCTCTGCCCCCGTCCTGGAGGGAGAGTCCCCGCGACTCAGGGGAGGGCGACACCACCAGCCTGCGCCTGCTGTGCTCTGTCATCG GTGGCACAGCTTCGGCCCAGTGGGAAGACATCACTGGCACCACCAAACTCATCTATTCCAACCAGTGCGCCAGCTTCACCACCAACGTGTCGGCCCG CTTCTGGCTGGCCGACTGCCCGCGCACCGCCGAGGCCGTCTCCTTCGCCAACCTGCTCTACAGGGAGCTCTCGGCGGTGCCGTACATGGCCAAGTTCGTGGTGTTCGCCAAGATGAACGAGCTGCGCGAGGGCCGGCTGCGCTGCTACTGCATGACGGACGACAAGATGGACAAGACCCTGGAACAGCACGAGAACTTCACCGAAGTGGCTCGCAGCCGCGATATCGAG GTGATGGAGGGGATGCCGCTCCACCTGGAGTGTTCCGGGAACCTCCTCCCCGTGCGGAAGGCCACGCAGCAGCCACGCTGCTTCAGCTTCCAGGCCTTCAGAGATAACCGACTTCCGGTCTCTGTCAAG GTGAGAGACAGCAGTAAAGAATCGGCCGGGTTCCTGTCCTTCCTGCGCAAATCCACCAAGTATGAAGACAACCAGCATGTTCTGTGTAACCTCAACATCAGCATGCCTCCGTGCATCAAG ATCATCGGAAGTGAAGACAGGCGGCGAACTTTAACCCCTTTGGCACTCAGAGAAAGATACAGTGCACTGAATGAACCTGCAATGG CTTCCTTAAGTGCCATGGAAAGGACCGAGCTCAAGATGGCCGTCATCGCAGAGCAGCTGGGCCTGAGTTGGGCTG AGCTGGCCCGGGAGCTCCAGCTCAGCGTGGACGACATCAACAAGATCCGTGTGGAGAACCCCAACTCGCTGCTGGAACAGAGCTCCGCGCTGCTCAACCTGTGGGCCACACGGGAAGGCAAGAGGGCCAAAA TGGAAAGTTTATACGCGGCTCTGAAGAGCATCGACCGGATGGATATCGTCCACATGCTGGAGGGTCAGCCCACCAGAGCCGGCTCTCGTGACCTGAGCCGACGGCGCCGTGACAGAGAACGCCTCTCTCCAGGTCTCACCAATG GACAGCACAGGGTGTACGCCCGCTTGAGTGAGTCGCCCGCTCTCAGCTGCGTTCCAGATCCAAGCGCAGACAG GTCGTCCAATGGTGGAAGTGGGACGGGGAGGGAGAGTGGCTCTTTCCTCTCATACCTGCAGGAGCAGAcggggcccgggtggagcccgGTCACCAACGCTCAGGCCTGGGTGGCCCATCAGCCTACGGACGCTGTGATGTCATCCGTGTGCAACGCAGTGGACCACGGCCAGGAGGGCTTGCTTCAGCCGGTGAGGGACATGGGACACTCGGAAATCCTGCGCGGCCACTTCCGTGGGACGCAGCCATTTGAGAAGGGTCTGGGCTTCCCGCACAGAGCGCCGGATCTGAACGCCTGGGATGATCAG GGAGATGAAGCTGAAGACCTTCCAGGAGAACAAGTCAGCGAGGAGCAGTTTACAGACGAACATGGAAACATTGTCACCAAAAAG ATCGTCCGGAAGGTGGTGCGGAGAGGGAAGGGCTCCGGTGAAGAGGGGCTCCAGGAGGTGAGCATGGAGACGTCTCTGCAGGACGAGCTGGAGGGGGACGCCGAGCAGTTCATGAGCTACGCCATCCTGGGCCGGGAGAGCAGCAAG CCCGACtgtgtggaggtgaagaagggtGCTCAGATAGTGAAATGTGCCAGTCTGCGGCGAGTTAAGCAGTGA
- the LOC128762132 gene encoding ankyrin-1-like isoform X26 translates to MAQAAKHLRKNKDLEALAEQERKEKEEEKFKKRSRSRDKKRKANAVHRWLIDQDSSVSSEMPDGQGVWHYDDEADAGNSFLRAARSGNLDKALEHIKNGIDINTANQNGLNGLHLASKEGHVKMVLELLHNGIVLETTTKKGNTALHIAALAGQEQVVTELVNYGANVNAQLQKGFTPLYMAAQENHLEVVKFLLENGANQSIPTEDGFTPLAVALQQGHENVVALLINYGTKGKVRLPALHIAARNDDTRTAAVLLQNDPNPDVLSKTGFTPLHIAAHYENLNVAQLLLNRGANVNFTPKNGITPLHIAARRGNVIMVRLLLDRGAQIDAKTKDELTPLHCAARNGHVRIIEILLDHGAPIQAKTKNGLSPIHMAAQGDHMDCVKQLLQYNAEIDDITLDHLTPLHVAAHCGHHRMAKVLLDKGAKPNSRALNGFTPLHIACKKNHLRVMDLLLKHSASLEAVTESGLTPLHVASFMGHLNIVKILLQKGASPSASNVKVETPLHMASRAGHLEVAEFLLQNAAPVDAKAKDDQTPLHCAARMGHQELVKLLLEHKAKPNSATTAGHTPLHIAAREGHVHTVRILLDMEAQQTKMTKKGFTPLHVASKYGKVDVAELLLERGANPNAAGKNGLTPLHVAVHHNNLDVVNLLVSKGGSPHSAARNGYTALHIASKQNQVEVADSLLQHGASANAESLQGVTPLHLASQEGRPDMVTLLISQQANVNLGNKSGLTPLHLVAQEGHVGIADILVKQGASVYAATRMGYTPLHVACHYGNIKMVKFLLQQQANVNSKTRLGYTPLHQAAQQGHTDIVTLLLKHGAQPNETTTNGTSALAIAKRLGYISVIDVLKLVTEENVAMTTTEKHRMSFPETVDEILDVSEDEGIAQLTLGEELLGTEGARYMKMDDMKDHDDDFLSPKKSLEYERGLGTANYSPAIPRIPRVSPETVLLKDQEMEQQHTPLPLPKEYDEDSLIPSSPATETSDNVSPVASPIHTGFLVSFMVDARGGSMRGSRHNGLRVIIPPRTCAAPTRITCRLVKPQKLSSPPPLVEGEGLASRIISLGPASMQFLGPVIVEIPHFAALGRGDRELVVLRSENGSVWKEHRNRYGDEVLETILNGMDEDLESQEELGKKRIRRIISTDFPLYFAVVSRVQQESDLIGPEGGALSSKLVPMVQATFPETAVTKRVRLGLQAQPVPDELVAKLLGNQANFSPVVTVEPRRRKFHRPIGLRIPLPPSWRESPRDSGEGDTTSLRLLCSVIGGTASAQWEDITGTTKLIYSNQCASFTTNVSARFWLADCPRTAEAVSFANLLYRELSAVPYMAKFVVFAKMNELREGRLRCYCMTDDKMDKTLEQHENFTEVARSRDIEVMEGMPLHLECSGNLLPVRKATQQPRCFSFQAFRDNRLPVSVKVRDSSKESAGFLSFLRKSTKYEDNQHVLCNLNISMPPCIKIIGSEDRRRTLTPLALRERYSALNEPAMASLSAMERTELKMAVIAEQLGLSWAELARELQLSVDDINKIRVENPNSLLEQSSALLNLWATREGKRAKMESLYAALKSIDRMDIVHMLEGQPTRAGSRDLSRRRRDRERLSPGLTNGQHRVYARLSESPALSCVPDPSADRSSNGGSGTGRESGSFLSYLQEQTGPGWSPVTNAQAWVAHQPTDAVMSSVCNAVDHGQEGLLQPVRDMGHSEILRGHFRGTQPFEKGLGFPHRAPDLNAWDDQGDEAEDLPGEQVSEEQFTDEHGNIVTKKIVRKVVRRGKGSGEEGLQEVSMETSLQDELEGDAEQFMSYAILGRESSKPDCVEVKKGAQIVKCASLRRVKQ, encoded by the exons GCAGATGCTGGCAACAGCTTCCTCCGAGCAGCCCGCTCTGGCAACCTGGACAAGGCTCTGGAGCACATTAAGAACGGCATTGATATCAACACGGCCAATCAG AATGGGCTCAACGGGCTTCACCTGGCCTCCAAAGAAGGCCACGTCAAAATGGTCCTGGAGCTGCTCCACAATGGGATCGTGCTGGAGACCACCACCAAG AAAGGAAACACTGCCCTGCACATCGCAGCCCTGGCAGGTCAGGAGCAGGTGGTCACCGAGCTGGTGAACTACGGGGCCAACGTCAACGCTCAGTTGCAG AAAGGCTTCACTCCGCTCTACATGGCTGCACAAGAAAACCATCTAGAGGTTGTGAAGTTTCTCCTGGAGAACGGAGCCAATCAGAGCATTCCAACTGAG GACGGCTTCACTCCTTTGGCCGTGGCTCTCCAGCAGGGCCATGAAAACGTCGTCGCCCTGCTCATCAACTACGGCACCAAAGGCAAGGTCCGTCTCCCCGCTCTGCACATCGCGGCTCGCAACGACGACACGCGCACGGCTGCCGTGCTCCTGCAGAACGACCCCAACCCGGACGTGCTCAGCAAG ACTGGCTTCACGCCTCTGCACATTGCTGCACATTATGAAAATTTGAACGTGGCTCAGCTGCTCCTCAACCGAGGCGCGAACGTCAACTTCACCCCAAAG AACGGCATCACTCCTCTGCACATTGCAGCCAGGAGAGGGAATGTCATCATGGTGCGGCTGCTTTTGGACAGGGGCGCACAGATAGATGCCAAAACCAAG GACGAACTCACCCCTCTGCATTGTGCGGCAAGAAACGGCCACGTCAGGATCATCGAGATCCTCCTTGATCACGGTGCCCCGATACAGGCGAAGACCAAG AACGGCCTGTCGCCGATCCACATGGCGGCACAAGGCGACCACATGGACTGTGTCAAGCAGCTGTTGCAGTACAACGCGGAGATCGATGACATCACGCTGGACCACCTCACACCTCTGCATGTTGCCGCCCACTGCGGCCACCACCGCATGGCCAAAGTCCTGCTGGATAAAGGAGCGAAGCCCAACTCCCGGGCGCTG AACGGTTTCACCCCCTTACACATCGCTTGCAAAAAGAACCACCTGCGTGTGATGGATCTGCTGCTCAAACATTCCGCCTCGCTGGAGGCCGTGACGGAG TCTGGCCTGACCCCGCTGCATGTGGCCTCCTTCATGGGTCACCTCAACATTGTCAAGATCCTGCTCCAGAAGGGGGCTTCACCCAGTGCGTCTAATGTG AAAGTGGAAACGCCGCTTCACATGGCGTCGAGGGCGGGACACTTGGAGGTGGCCGAGTTTCTGCTGCAGAATGCGGCACCAGTAGACGCCAAGGCCAAG GACGACCAGACTCCCCTGCACTGCGCCGCACGAATGGGTCACCAAGAGCTGGTGAAGCTCCTCCTGGAGCACAAGGCCAAGCCGAACTCCGCCACCACAGCCGGTCACACTCCTCTCCACATCGCAGCCCGCGAAGGCCACGTGCACACAGTGCGGATCCTGCTGGACATGGAGGCCCAGCAAACAAAGATGACCAAG AAGGGCTTCACGCCGCTCCACGTGGCCTCCAAGTATGGAAAGGTGGACGTCGCCGAGCTCTTGCTGGAGCGAGGGGCAAACCCCAACGCTGCTGGGAAG AACGGTCTGACTCCGCTGCACGTGGCTGTGCATCACAACAACCTGGACGTGGTCAACCTGCTGGTCAGCAAGGGCGGCTCGCCGCACAGTGCCGCCAGG AACGGCTACACTGCCCTGCACATCGCGTCAAAGCAGAACCAGGTGGAGGTGGCCGACAGTCTTCTGCAACACGGAGCTTCGGCCAACGCGGAGTCTCTCCAGGGCGTCACACCGCTGCACCTGGCCTCACAGGAGGGCAGGCCTGACATGGTCACCCTGCTCATCTCCCAACAGGCCAACGTCAACCTTGGCAACAAG AGTGGACTGACTCCGCTCCACCTGGTGGCGCAGGAAGGTCACGTTGGGATCGCCGATATACTGGTGAAGCAGGGAGCATCGGTCTACGCAGCCACACGA ATGGGATACACTCCTCTACATGTCGCTTGTCACTACGGAAACATCAAGATGGTGAAAttcctccttcagcagcaaGCCAACGTCAACAGCAAGACACGA ctgggcTACACTCCTCTGCACCAGGCGGCCCAGCAGGGACACACCGACATCGTGACTCTGCTGCTGAAGCATGGCGCCCAGCCCAATGAGACCACCACG AATGGCACCTCAGCACTGGCCATCGCCAAGAGACTGGGCTACATCTCTGTGATCGACGTCCTGAAGCTGGTCACTGAAGAGAACGTCGCCATG ACCACCACAGAGAAGCACCGCATGAGCTTCCCCGAGACAGTGGACGAGATCCTCGATGTGTCGGAGGACGAAG GAATTGCACAGCTCACTTTAG GAGAGGAGCTCCTGGGGACAGAAGGGGCCAGGTACATGAAGATGGATGACATGAAAGACCATGATGACGATTTCCTCTCCCCCAAGAAATCACTGGAGTACGAGAGGGGGCTGGGCACAGC AAATTACTCGCCAGCCATTCCCAGGATTCCTCGTGTCTCCCCGGAGACGGTCCTCCTGAAAGACCAGGAGATGGAGCAG CAGCACACTCCGCTCCCACTGCCCAAAGAGTACGACGAGGACTCGCTGATTCCCAGCAGCCCTGCCACCGAGACCTCAGACAACGTCAGCCCGGTGGCCAGTCCCATTCACACCGG GTTCCTGGTCAGCTTCATGGTGGACGCCCGTGGCGGCTCCATGCGAGGGAGCAGGCACAACGGCCTGAGAGTCATCATCCCACCCAGGACCTGCGCGGCCCCCACACGCATCACCTGCCGCCTGGTGAAGCCCCAGAAGCTGAGCAGCCCTCCTCCTCTGGTGGAGGGGGAAGGTCTGGCCAGCAGGATCATCTCTCTGGGCCCAGCCAGCATGCAGTTCCTGGG GCCAGTGATTGTGGAGATCCCTCACTTCGCCGCTCTGGGTCGGGGCGACCGAGAACTGGTGGTGCTGAGAAGTGAGAATGGCTCGGTCTGGAAGGAGCATCGGAACCGCTACGGCGACGAGGTTCTGGAGACCATCCTCAACGGGATGGACGAGG ACTTAGAAAGTCAAGAGGAGCTTGGAAAGAAGAGGATCCGGCGCATCATCTCCACAGACTTCCCTCTTTATTTTGCTGTGGTGTCAAGGGTGCAGCAGGAGAGCGACCTCATCGGCCCTGAGGGGGGCGCACTCAGCAGTAAACTGGTGCCAATGGTCCAGGCCACCTTCCCTGAGACAGCAGTCACCAAACGTGTCCGTCTGGGGCTGCAG GCTCAGCCCGTTCCAGACGAGCTGGTTGCAAAGCTGTTGGGGAACCAGGCCAACTTCAGCCCGGTGGTGACAGTGGAGCCCCGGCGCCGCAAGTTCCACCGTCCCATCGGCCTGCGCATACCTCTGCCCCCGTCCTGGAGGGAGAGTCCCCGCGACTCAGGGGAGGGCGACACCACCAGCCTGCGCCTGCTGTGCTCTGTCATCG GTGGCACAGCTTCGGCCCAGTGGGAAGACATCACTGGCACCACCAAACTCATCTATTCCAACCAGTGCGCCAGCTTCACCACCAACGTGTCGGCCCG CTTCTGGCTGGCCGACTGCCCGCGCACCGCCGAGGCCGTCTCCTTCGCCAACCTGCTCTACAGGGAGCTCTCGGCGGTGCCGTACATGGCCAAGTTCGTGGTGTTCGCCAAGATGAACGAGCTGCGCGAGGGCCGGCTGCGCTGCTACTGCATGACGGACGACAAGATGGACAAGACCCTGGAACAGCACGAGAACTTCACCGAAGTGGCTCGCAGCCGCGATATCGAG GTGATGGAGGGGATGCCGCTCCACCTGGAGTGTTCCGGGAACCTCCTCCCCGTGCGGAAGGCCACGCAGCAGCCACGCTGCTTCAGCTTCCAGGCCTTCAGAGATAACCGACTTCCGGTCTCTGTCAAG GTGAGAGACAGCAGTAAAGAATCGGCCGGGTTCCTGTCCTTCCTGCGCAAATCCACCAAGTATGAAGACAACCAGCATGTTCTGTGTAACCTCAACATCAGCATGCCTCCGTGCATCAAG ATCATCGGAAGTGAAGACAGGCGGCGAACTTTAACCCCTTTGGCACTCAGAGAAAGATACAGTGCACTGAATGAACCTGCAATGG CTTCCTTAAGTGCCATGGAAAGGACCGAGCTCAAGATGGCCGTCATCGCAGAGCAGCTGGGCCTGAGTTGGGCTG AGCTGGCCCGGGAGCTCCAGCTCAGCGTGGACGACATCAACAAGATCCGTGTGGAGAACCCCAACTCGCTGCTGGAACAGAGCTCCGCGCTGCTCAACCTGTGGGCCACACGGGAAGGCAAGAGGGCCAAAA TGGAAAGTTTATACGCGGCTCTGAAGAGCATCGACCGGATGGATATCGTCCACATGCTGGAGGGTCAGCCCACCAGAGCCGGCTCTCGTGACCTGAGCCGACGGCGCCGTGACAGAGAACGCCTCTCTCCAGGTCTCACCAATG GACAGCACAGGGTGTACGCCCGCTTGAGTGAGTCGCCCGCTCTCAGCTGCGTTCCAGATCCAAGCGCAGACAG GTCGTCCAATGGTGGAAGTGGGACGGGGAGGGAGAGTGGCTCTTTCCTCTCATACCTGCAGGAGCAGAcggggcccgggtggagcccgGTCACCAACGCTCAGGCCTGGGTGGCCCATCAGCCTACGGACGCTGTGATGTCATCCGTGTGCAACGCAGTGGACCACGGCCAGGAGGGCTTGCTTCAGCCGGTGAGGGACATGGGACACTCGGAAATCCTGCGCGGCCACTTCCGTGGGACGCAGCCATTTGAGAAGGGTCTGGGCTTCCCGCACAGAGCGCCGGATCTGAACGCCTGGGATGATCAG GGAGATGAAGCTGAAGACCTTCCAGGAGAACAAGTCAGCGAGGAGCAGTTTACAGACGAACATGGAAACATTGTCACCAAAAAG ATCGTCCGGAAGGTGGTGCGGAGAGGGAAGGGCTCCGGTGAAGAGGGGCTCCAGGAGGTGAGCATGGAGACGTCTCTGCAGGACGAGCTGGAGGGGGACGCCGAGCAGTTCATGAGCTACGCCATCCTGGGCCGGGAGAGCAGCAAG CCCGACtgtgtggaggtgaagaagggtGCTCAGATAGTGAAATGTGCCAGTCTGCGGCGAGTTAAGCAGTGA